The Oryza glaberrima chromosome 9, OglaRS2, whole genome shotgun sequence genome includes a window with the following:
- the LOC127784379 gene encoding methyl-CpG-binding domain-containing protein 2-like: protein MGNSKTPQPSKKSRIMLSDTDGHQLDNDEFSSESASNQMVLFNPETVAKGQDELGENHSPSLQKSANNPNRGMPSIGAFTVQCAKCFKWRLIPTKEKYEEIRECIIQEPFECERAREWRPDVTCNDPEDISQDGSRLWAIDRPNIALPPPGWERQIRIRGEGGTKFADVYYTSPTGRKLRSLVEIDRYLLENPDYVAQGVTLTQFSFQIPRPLRQDYVKKRPKIVNPNDEASVVTTKSVKPEEVSPIAWAAPSVHQEGEAGERASHADEPPEAEELELTRKRKAESPLFEEAHSNHVSDEPKTKLEDTQNGGPSA, encoded by the exons ATGGGAAATTCAAAAACTCCTCAACCATCAAAGAAGTCCCGAATTATGTTGTCAGATACTGATGGCCACCAACTGGACAATGATGAGTTTTCATCTGAAAGTGCATCAAATCAAATGGTTCTGTTCAACCCTGAAACTGTAGCTAAAGGGCAAGATGAACTTGGAGAGAACCATTCACCATCTTTGCAGAAATCAGCCAATAATCCGAACCGAGGAATGCCATCTATTGGGGCATTCACTGTCCAATGTGCCAAGTGTTTCAAATGGAGACTTATTCCGACAAAAGAGAAGTATGAAGAAATTCGTGAGTGTATTATACAGGAACCTTTTGAGTGCGAACGAGCCCGTGAGTGGAGACCTGATGTAACATGTAATGATCCAGAAGATATATCTCAGGATGGAAGCAGGCTTTGGGCTATTGACAGACCCAATATTGCACTACCTCCTCCTGGATGGGAAAGACAGATCAGAATAAGAGGCGAAGGAGGCACCAAATTTGCTGATGT GTATTACACTTCTCCTACTGGAAGGAAACTGAGGTCACTGGTTGAAATTGATAG GTACCTCTTGGAGAATCCGGATTATGTTGCACAGGGTGTAACATTAACTCAATTTTCATTCCAGATTCCTAGGCCTCTGCGACAGGACTATGTCAAAAAGCGCCCTAAGATAGTGAATCCAAATGATGAAGCAAGTGTAGTAACGACCAAGTCCGTTAAGCCGGAAGAAG TGAGCCCCATAGCCTGGGCAGCACCATCGGTACATCAGGAGGGTGAAGCTGGCGAACGAGCTTCTCATGCTGATGAGCCACCTGAAGCAGAAGAACTGGAGCTAACACGAAAAAGGAAAGCGGAAAGCCCTCTGTTCGAAGAGGCACATTCTAACCATGTTTCTGATGAACCAAAAACCAAGTTAGAGGATACTCAAAATGGAGGCCCTTCAGCTTGA
- the LOC127784984 gene encoding uncharacterized protein LOC127784984: MAMDAAPALKRKDADPPELWMGGGAAAAASGFPVSSRATKIRRLDAEVPPVVPGVCVPPAPPTQQQPVAGLGAGDVRVFGDQVPVGMAPAAAAKRKGEDAPELWLDDGGAASGFPVSSRATKIRRLDAEVPPPVVPELCAPPPPPQPVAEVQMRGEEVPVIAVPAPNEERAIVLYKPDDAARNLLLGPLRPEFPLRVSPDWIHGLKSTALREASEHRALFEELAMDETSNLAMVPWVPVPSNSQEASTSAAATATTTTEMMDAEDTSMEVEQDGGSGGSHLAAAGEAPYYQWPQHCMAPPPQPPLPAASYQPSPVTWSW; this comes from the exons ATGGCGATggacgcggcgccggcgctgaaGAGGAAAGACGCGGACCCGCCGGAGCTGtggatgggcggcggcgccgccgccgccgcttccgggTTCCCGGTTTCCTCCCGCGCCACGAAGATCCGCCGCCTC GACGCGGAGGTGCCGCCCGTTGTGCCCGGCGTGTgcgtgccgccggcgccgccgacgcagcagcagccggtggCGGGATTGGGGGCGGGCGACGTGCGGGTGTTCGGCGATCAGGTGCCAGTGGGCatggcgcccgcggcggcggcgaagaggaaaGGCGAGGACGCGCCGGAGCTGTGgctggacgacggcggcgcagcctCCGGATTCCCGGTCTCCTCCCGCGCCACCAAAATCCGCCGTCTC GACGCGGAGGTGCCGCCGCCCGTTGTGCCCGAGctgtgcgcgccgccgccgccgccgcagccggtggCGGAGGTGCAGATGCGCGGCGAGGAGGTTCCGGTGATCGCCGTGCCGGCGCCGAACGAGGAGAGGGCGATCGTGCTGTACAAGCCAGACGACGCCGCCCgcaacctcctcctcggcccactCCGCCCGGAATTCCCTCTCCGCGTCAGCCCCGATTGGATCCACGGCCTCAAGA GCACCGCGCTGCGAGAGGCGAGCGAGCACCGTGCTCTGTTCGAGGAGCTAGCCATGGACGAGACCTCCAACCTGGCCATGGTACCATGGGTTCCCGTGCCCTCAAACTCCCAGGAAGCCTCCAcgtcggccgccgcgacggcgacgacgacgacggagatgATGGACGCCGAGGACACGTCCATGGAGGTCGAGCAGGACGGGGGATCGGGAGGatcccacctcgccgccgccggcgaggcgcccTACTACCAGTGGCCGCAGCACtgcatggcgccgccgccgcagccgccgctcccggcGGCGAGCTACCAGCCGAGCCCGGTGACGTGGTCATGGTGA